The sequence acTTTTATAGTCCTACAACATTCAAGCCCCCACCATTAGACAGTCCTAATGTTTCAAATGTAGAGATTCTCCTTGGTGCCTAATGAAATATTCAATATATATGGAATAAGTGGTAGTCCTAGATATAGTGTATACCTCTAAATATGTTAATAAAGGATCAATTTATTATTGGACAAGAGGGTATGGTAAACCGAGCTCCCTTGTGTTGGTGTAAAAGCTGCCTAAAGGAAAAACGTAATGGTGGCCCCCTATCAgggtcatcttttccattgggcacaatgggcagctgcctgggggccccacgggcaagggggccccataggcacggctcttaatgagaataaataatcctgcaaaagagaaaaatctgcaaaaaaaaccttcaagggtcactgagcaagtacatctatctatctctatctctatatatctatatctatatctgtatacatctatatctccatatctatatctatatctaggggccccgatgcattgctttgcccgggggcccataatgttgttaagatggccctgcccctatACATTAGCAAGGAATCAATTATGGAAACTTCCTTGGCGTTACGTGAATATTGGCATGTGCATAGACAAAGTGATTAGTTGAATTAGGTGCAATATTGCAAATAACGTTTGTTAATCAGCACGGTAGTTATAATAACACTTTAATGTGTACACAGATCAAtcatgaacaatataaaaaagacAGTCTAGTCCTGGCCAGAATGATACTAAATAATTTAGACAGAGCAAGTGACATTAAGCTCTAATTCCCGGTAAACAACAGTCCATATAGCAATGGAGTATGATAATGTGTAAACAGAAGTGTTTGCTTGCCAGTGAATGGTAGCCTTATAAGACAGTGTCTAGTGAAGATGAATGTAATAGTAGCAATGCTGAAGTTCTCTTTATAACTCGGGATAGTAAAGTCTCAATGGTATCAATAAACTGATAGTAGGTCTATCCTTTAAGTGAGATActaataattaaacaaaataccCTCTAAATTGAGGATGTAGATTGTGTGGAAAAGCAAAAGTTCCAATAATGCTTAATGGTAATGATGAAACAGTTTCTTTTGTAGAAAATCTTGTTGTAAATATTATTTCTCCCAAAGTTTgttataaaatgcacagtgtggaagttcttagtgtttaacaaaataccttaataaaccaataaagacacggacaccagataaacgttggaataaaatatatttattaaatggataatatttaaactaaaggggcagaaaggcggacgagagcagggcagtcagcaaaaacaaaaccaataacggtggaaaggtcagaccattgtaccaccaacccaggatcatgccttaactattggccggtgcgaaatatctgtccaacggcaagactacaccccctatatCCACCAGTAAAATATccaacatactggtacagagtcccattcactggacccaacataCGTGATGACAACAATCCaagagggggagtagtgacctatgacaagatgacccaagcaccatatgcaaacttaccgactgcactgctctcccaccacgCCGCAGAACTACCTAAAACTGCGGCCCGCCAACAAAAGCCCTAAAAACAATTCTAAGCTTCCAATATAACtgatcaataaaaataataatgccgATATcggacaaatgaaccccatcagCTCTAAATAAATGTTCAAATTCCGCTTTAAGTAGTGTATGAGAAATAGAAAACCCCCCTTTTTCACGAAAAAACTTGCTGGCCACCTGATTAACCTTTCTAACCACAGATGCGATGGCCATAGGGGGCAAATCAGACCTCCAACTTCTACGGGGGATAATATAAGACCAACAAAGTTTAATAGATGGCCattgaacagaaataaaagaaatgtCATCACAAATTTTTATAATCAACTCCAAAGATTTAACTTGACCGATGTCATTGCCACCCAAGTGGACCACGAGGATATCAGGAACACCACGCACCGCAATCTCTCCAGATAAAACGGGAATGAACTCCCTCCATCTCATACCCCGCTTTCCGATCCAAATAACATCCGCGTTCAAAGGAAACCATGGACAGCTCCGGGAAAAAACGTGTCTACCAGCCCAGAAGACAAAGGAGTGACCCAAAAACCAAACCGAAATTTTTCTGGTATCCACCCCTAAAAGAAATAACCAATAATAAATACTACCGAACACCCAAACAAAACAAACGGTTTGAAACGAACTCCAATAAAATGAATCTGAATACTACCCGAACATATAAAAACAAGAAGCAAATACTTAAAACCAAAAGTAGAGGGGTGAATTTTGCTTCCAACATTAAAAAGACCGAGAAAAGGAAAGGTagcgacccaggtgaaggtgaaaacccagtgggaaaaagcccttcacgcaCCCGCAAATAGCGGCGAACAGCTAACCCCTGGGTCTACGACCTGAGTAAAGAAAGATAAGAGAAGAAAGAGCTGCGTAAAAAGGAAGAAATACAACATTGGTTAGACATCAGGCCTAATATAACGCTTATAGCTATTGGACTTCCATCTACCTAAGGCCTGTATAGCTGTACTTGATGCCCCATCTGCTGCTGCAACTGTCGCTGCGCCTATCCGAAACGAGTGAGTACCAAATTCGTTCGAAGGTAAGCCCAAAAAATCCAAAGCTTTGCACATGATGGAATGGAACTGAAACCTAGTCACCGGTGAACTATCTTTATGAACTAACCAAGCTTCCACCTGCTGCGGGCGCCCTACCGCTAACTCATAACAAAGCCTTACTGGACAAATATTCCCATCCAACTGCCTTCCTAACGTTAACCAATGACCCACCCCCAACTGATCTGTTTTAGACCGAACAATCTTAATTTGAATAGAATCTGgattaaaaatgacatttttttccaaaatggcCGACCCTAACGTATTCCTGGACTGAGCCAC is a genomic window of Mixophyes fleayi isolate aMixFle1 chromosome 2, aMixFle1.hap1, whole genome shotgun sequence containing:
- the LOC142139868 gene encoding integrase/recombinase xerD homolog → MFLAEAALAPSTLKAYRLAWKRWENYLFASVSRLKGDGSDMEYFMLRCYQEGLSKASMSSMIAGISFMAKVRGLADPTKSFLVKKALKGWSRLHPVPRDHRRPIDKVLLSRLIRVLPEVTVDDFEASLFSAAFSMAFHGALRIGELVAQSRNTLGSAILEKNVIFNPDSIQIKIVRSKTDQLGVGHWLTLGRQLDGNICPVRLCYELAVGRPQQVEAWLVHKDSSPVTRFQFHSIMCKALDFLGLPSNEFGTHSFRIGAATVAAADGASSTAIQALGRWKSNSYKRYIRPDV